One part of the Aliivibrio fischeri ATCC 7744 = JCM 18803 = DSM 507 genome encodes these proteins:
- the astD gene encoding succinylglutamate-semialdehyde dehydrogenase — protein sequence MTHWIAGDWVLGEGETIQSLSPYNSEVVWKGESATEAQVESAVNAARNAFIEWKKLPFENRQAIVERFAELVKDNADSIAEVIAKETGKPFWETKTEAGAMVGKIAISIRAYHERTPYREREAAGNKIVLRHRPLGVMAVFGPYNFPGHLPNGHIVPALLAGNTVVLKPSEQTPWTSEVIMKLWQKAGLPKGVINLVQGARSTGEALANAKGIDGLLFTGSANTGHILHRQFAGDTGKMLALEMGGNNPMVISKAFGDLDATVYTIVQSAFISAGQRCTCARRLYVPEGEKGDALLARLVDVTKNIHVDQPFSETTPFMGAQISIAAAEFILNAQKKLQALGGELLLEARSLGHAFVSPGIIDATNVAELPDEEYFGPLLQVIRYTTLAQAVELANDTRYGLSAGLVSTDDSEWDYFVEHIRAGIVNRNRQLTGASGDAPFGGPGASGNLKPSAYYAADYCAYPMASMEGDACEIPEQLSPGLTL from the coding sequence ATGACACATTGGATTGCAGGTGATTGGGTTTTAGGCGAAGGTGAAACGATACAATCGTTAAGCCCTTATAACAGTGAGGTAGTGTGGAAAGGCGAAAGTGCTACTGAGGCTCAGGTCGAGTCTGCTGTGAATGCTGCTCGTAATGCTTTTATTGAGTGGAAGAAATTGCCATTTGAAAATCGCCAAGCCATTGTGGAACGCTTTGCTGAGCTAGTGAAAGATAATGCGGATTCGATTGCAGAAGTAATAGCAAAAGAAACGGGTAAGCCATTTTGGGAAACCAAAACAGAAGCAGGTGCAATGGTGGGGAAGATAGCGATATCGATTCGAGCTTACCATGAAAGAACCCCCTATAGAGAGCGTGAAGCCGCAGGAAATAAAATTGTACTTAGACATCGCCCATTAGGTGTTATGGCTGTCTTTGGCCCGTATAACTTCCCTGGGCACTTACCTAACGGTCATATTGTTCCTGCGTTGCTTGCAGGAAATACGGTGGTATTAAAGCCATCGGAACAAACACCATGGACAAGTGAAGTGATCATGAAGCTTTGGCAAAAGGCTGGATTACCTAAAGGGGTCATTAATCTTGTTCAGGGGGCGCGATCAACGGGTGAGGCATTAGCAAACGCGAAAGGTATTGATGGTCTTTTATTTACAGGCAGTGCGAATACTGGTCACATCCTACACCGTCAATTTGCAGGTGATACGGGGAAAATGTTGGCTCTCGAAATGGGAGGCAATAACCCAATGGTGATATCAAAAGCATTCGGTGATTTAGATGCAACGGTATATACCATAGTGCAATCTGCATTTATTAGTGCAGGACAACGCTGTACTTGTGCTCGACGCTTGTATGTTCCTGAAGGTGAAAAGGGTGATGCTTTATTAGCACGTTTAGTTGACGTCACGAAAAATATTCATGTTGATCAACCTTTTTCTGAAACGACGCCATTTATGGGGGCACAAATATCGATTGCTGCGGCTGAATTTATCTTAAATGCTCAGAAAAAGTTACAAGCATTAGGCGGTGAATTGTTACTGGAAGCGAGAAGTTTGGGGCATGCATTTGTATCTCCAGGGATAATAGATGCAACAAATGTCGCGGAATTACCAGATGAAGAATACTTTGGCCCACTATTGCAAGTCATACGTTACACCACATTAGCGCAAGCTGTGGAGCTTGCTAATGACACTCGCTATGGATTATCTGCGGGATTAGTTTCAACCGATGACAGTGAATGGGATTATTTCGTGGAGCATATTCGAGCTGGAATTGTGAATCGAAATCGTCAATTAACAGGAGCAAGTGGTGATGCGCCATTTGGTGGGCCGGGTGCATCAGGCAACTTAAAACCAAGTGCTTATTATGCGGCAGATTATTGTGCTTATCCGATGGCATCAATGGAAGGTGATGCATGTGAGATTCCTGAGCAATTATCTCCAGGTTTAACTTTGTAG
- the astA gene encoding arginine N-succinyltransferase gives MLVIRPITQEDYPALHQCAVESGHGFTSLPVNEEQLRNRIDHSIDSFQKDVTEPGVEGYLMVGQDSVTGEVTGTTGIEAAVGLDSPFYNYHISKVVHFSRKLDVHNVVKVLTFGSNYTGSTEICTLFLRPEYREGLNGRLMSKARFLMMAEHPHRFSDTIFAEMRGVSDKEGESPFWKWLQKHFFSIDFTEADYLTGIGYKGFIADLMPKLPIYVSLLSKEAQAVIGKVHDNTKPALKLLENEGFRCRGYVDIFDAGPTVECDLRSIESVRNSFKAKVIITEHSCSQQYLIANTSFENFRATATTAAYDKATDTVHLTPEAAEALQVDVDDYVRLLAQ, from the coding sequence ATGCTTGTTATCCGTCCTATTACTCAAGAAGATTATCCTGCCCTTCATCAATGTGCTGTTGAATCTGGACATGGGTTCACTTCGCTTCCTGTTAATGAAGAACAGTTAAGAAATCGTATCGATCATTCGATAGATAGCTTTCAGAAAGACGTGACAGAGCCGGGTGTTGAAGGCTACCTCATGGTTGGTCAAGATTCAGTTACTGGAGAGGTAACTGGTACAACAGGCATTGAAGCAGCTGTCGGTTTAGATTCGCCATTCTATAATTATCATATTAGTAAAGTCGTGCATTTTTCTCGTAAATTAGATGTACATAATGTCGTGAAAGTGCTGACATTTGGTAGTAATTACACAGGAAGTACCGAGATATGTACCTTATTTCTTCGTCCTGAATATCGAGAAGGATTAAATGGGCGATTGATGTCGAAAGCTCGATTTTTGATGATGGCAGAGCATCCCCATCGCTTCTCCGATACTATTTTTGCTGAAATGCGCGGTGTTTCAGATAAAGAAGGTGAATCGCCATTTTGGAAGTGGCTACAAAAGCATTTTTTCTCTATCGATTTTACTGAAGCTGATTACTTAACTGGCATTGGCTACAAAGGCTTTATCGCAGATCTTATGCCAAAACTTCCTATTTATGTCAGCTTATTAAGTAAAGAAGCTCAGGCTGTAATCGGTAAAGTTCATGATAATACAAAACCTGCTTTAAAACTTTTAGAAAATGAAGGGTTCCGTTGTCGTGGCTACGTAGATATTTTTGATGCAGGCCCAACCGTTGAATGTGATTTACGCAGTATAGAGTCAGTTCGTAATTCGTTTAAAGCCAAAGTGATTATTACAGAGCACAGCTGTTCACAACAGTATTTGATTGCAAATACGTCATTTGAAAATTTTAGAGCAACCGCAACAACGGCTGCCTACGATAAAGCCACTGATACTGTTCATTTAACACCAGAAGCAGCAGAAGCATTGCAAGTTGACGTTGATGATTACGTACGTTTATTAGCTCAATAG
- a CDS encoding aspartate aminotransferase family protein, whose amino-acid sequence MTTNSQVERKDFNDVMVPCYNPMEVIPVKGEGARVWDQTGKDYIDFAGGIAVSCLGHCHPIMVNALQEQSQKLWHLSNVMTNEPAIRLAKKLTEVSFAEKVFFANSGAEANEAALKLARRWAVDVHSEEKSEIIAFKQGFHGRTFFTVTVGGQAAYSDGFGPKPGDITHLEYNNLAELEAHMSDKTCAVMMEPLQGEGGIISPTSEFVKGVKALCEKYNALLIFDEVQTGNGRTGDFYAYQGLGVTPDILSTAKSLGGGFPIGAMLTTTELAQHLKVGTHGSTYGGNPLACAIAEAVVEEVSKPDVLNGVKEREQWFRSGLEALNAKYHMFSEIRGKGLLLGAALNEEWQGRARDILVAAGEQGLMVLVAGVNVVRFTPSLVITKEEVELGFERLDKALASLTK is encoded by the coding sequence ATGACGACCAATTCACAAGTTGAACGTAAAGATTTTAATGATGTAATGGTACCTTGTTATAACCCAATGGAAGTGATCCCTGTAAAAGGTGAGGGCGCTCGAGTATGGGATCAAACGGGTAAGGATTACATCGATTTTGCTGGAGGTATTGCAGTGAGCTGTTTAGGTCACTGTCATCCTATCATGGTTAATGCACTGCAAGAGCAGTCACAAAAGCTATGGCATTTAAGTAATGTTATGACCAATGAGCCTGCTATTCGGCTTGCTAAAAAGTTAACTGAAGTTTCTTTTGCTGAAAAAGTATTTTTTGCGAACTCAGGTGCTGAAGCGAATGAAGCGGCGTTGAAGTTAGCTCGTCGTTGGGCTGTTGATGTTCATAGCGAAGAAAAAAGTGAAATTATTGCTTTTAAACAGGGCTTCCATGGTCGAACTTTCTTTACTGTAACCGTTGGAGGTCAAGCTGCGTATTCTGATGGTTTTGGTCCTAAACCGGGTGATATTACTCATTTAGAATACAATAATCTTGCTGAACTTGAAGCGCATATGTCAGATAAAACGTGTGCGGTAATGATGGAGCCATTACAGGGAGAAGGAGGGATAATTTCACCTACTTCTGAGTTTGTAAAAGGCGTAAAAGCATTATGTGAAAAGTACAATGCGTTGCTGATTTTTGATGAAGTTCAAACAGGTAATGGCCGAACTGGTGATTTTTATGCCTATCAAGGATTAGGTGTTACACCTGATATTCTCAGTACTGCTAAATCACTTGGTGGTGGTTTCCCTATCGGAGCTATGCTCACTACGACTGAACTGGCTCAGCATTTAAAAGTAGGAACCCATGGTTCGACTTATGGTGGTAATCCACTTGCTTGTGCTATTGCGGAAGCGGTGGTTGAAGAAGTATCAAAACCTGACGTTTTAAATGGCGTTAAAGAGCGCGAGCAATGGTTCCGTTCCGGTCTAGAAGCATTAAATGCCAAATATCATATGTTTTCAGAGATCCGCGGTAAAGGTTTATTGCTTGGTGCTGCTCTAAATGAAGAGTGGCAAGGTCGAGCTCGTGACATATTGGTGGCAGCAGGAGAGCAAGGTTTGATGGTACTTGTTGCTGGCGTTAATGTGGTTCGATTTACCCCATCATTAGTGATTACAAAAGAAGAAGTTGAGTTAGGTTTTGAGCGCTTAGATAAGGCGCTTGCTTCTCTAACGAAATAA
- a CDS encoding aminodeoxychorismate/anthranilate synthase component II — MLLMIDNYDSFTYNLYQYFCELGVEVKVVRNDEIDIVGIEALNPSHLVISPGPCTPNEAGISLQAIKYFADKLPILGVCLGHQSIAQVFGGDVVRAKKVMHGKTSAIVHTSRSVFKGLNNPLTVTRYHSLIVKKETLPECFEVTAWTETESGDMDEIMGFCHKSLPIEGVQFHPESILTEQGHEILRNFIQK, encoded by the coding sequence ATGCTATTAATGATCGACAATTATGATTCGTTTACTTACAACCTATATCAGTATTTCTGTGAATTGGGTGTTGAAGTAAAAGTCGTTCGTAATGATGAAATCGATATTGTAGGTATTGAAGCACTAAACCCTTCTCATTTAGTTATCTCCCCCGGCCCATGTACACCAAATGAAGCTGGTATTTCATTACAAGCCATTAAGTATTTTGCCGATAAATTACCGATTCTTGGCGTATGCTTAGGTCATCAATCCATTGCTCAAGTATTTGGTGGCGATGTGGTTCGTGCTAAAAAAGTCATGCATGGTAAAACTTCAGCAATTGTTCACACTAGTCGTAGCGTTTTCAAAGGATTAAATAATCCGCTTACGGTGACACGTTACCATTCATTGATTGTGAAAAAAGAGACGCTACCAGAGTGCTTTGAAGTGACAGCATGGACAGAAACTGAATCAGGTGACATGGATGAGATCATGGGATTTTGTCATAAAAGTTTACCTATTGAAGGCGTACAGTTTCACCCTGAGTCTATTTTGACTGAACAAGGTCATGAGATCTTACGTAACTTTATCCAAAAATAA
- the trpS gene encoding tryptophan--tRNA ligase, whose amino-acid sequence MSKPIVLSGVQPSGELSIGNYLGALRQWQQMQDDYDCQYCVVDLHAITVRQDPKALHEATLDALAICLAVGVDPKKSTLFVQSHVPEHAQLGWLLNCYTQMGELSRMTQFKDKSARHSNDVNVGLFDYPVLMAADILLYGAHQVPVGSDQKQHLELARDIATRFNNIYSPEAPIFTVPEPYIPQVNARVMSLQDATKKMSKSDDNRKNVITLLEEPKSILKKINKAQTDAEMPPRIAHDWENKAGISNLMGLYSAATGKTFEEIEAQYQGVEMYGPFKKDVGEAIVTMLEPIQEEYKRIREDRAYMDAVMKAGAEKASERAAVTLKKAYEAVGFVTRP is encoded by the coding sequence ATGAGCAAGCCCATCGTATTAAGTGGCGTTCAACCATCAGGTGAACTAAGTATCGGTAACTACTTGGGTGCTCTACGTCAATGGCAACAGATGCAAGACGATTATGATTGTCAGTACTGTGTGGTAGATTTGCATGCAATTACGGTTCGTCAAGATCCTAAAGCACTGCATGAAGCGACACTAGATGCGTTGGCAATTTGTCTAGCAGTTGGTGTTGATCCAAAGAAGAGCACGCTATTTGTTCAGTCACACGTTCCAGAGCATGCTCAGCTTGGTTGGCTTCTTAACTGTTACACTCAAATGGGTGAGTTGAGCCGTATGACTCAATTTAAAGATAAATCAGCACGTCATTCAAATGATGTCAATGTTGGTTTATTTGATTACCCTGTGCTAATGGCAGCGGATATTCTACTTTATGGTGCACATCAAGTGCCTGTAGGTAGTGATCAGAAACAACACTTAGAATTAGCGCGAGATATCGCAACACGCTTTAATAATATTTATAGCCCAGAAGCGCCAATCTTTACGGTACCAGAACCTTACATTCCACAAGTGAATGCTCGTGTTATGAGCCTACAAGATGCGACGAAGAAAATGTCTAAATCAGATGATAACCGTAAGAACGTAATCACGCTGTTAGAAGAGCCTAAGTCAATTCTTAAGAAGATCAATAAGGCACAAACGGATGCAGAAATGCCGCCACGCATTGCTCACGATTGGGAAAATAAGGCGGGTATTTCAAACCTTATGGGTCTGTACTCTGCTGCGACTGGCAAAACGTTTGAAGAGATCGAAGCACAATACCAAGGTGTTGAAATGTACGGTCCTTTCAAGAAAGATGTGGGTGAAGCGATTGTTACTATGCTTGAGCCGATCCAAGAAGAATACAAGCGTATTCGTGAAGATCGTGCTTACATGGATGCTGTAATGAAAGCGGGTGCTGAGAAAGCGTCTGAGCGTGCAGCTGTGACATTGAAAAAAGCGTATGAAGCAGTAGGTTTTGTTACTCGCCCATAG
- a CDS encoding phosphoglycolate phosphatase, with product MFEDIKLIAFDLDGTLLDSVPDLARAVDLAMQDMGHPRVTLEQASHWIGNGADVLVSRALSQNYIVKDDLDAELIKQARARLDQHYHDGGHQLSHLYPDVKDTLERLHQQGYTLALVTNKPSQFVPELLEQHQLTHLFSDVIGGDTFAEKKPNPFALNWLLDKHGLTASQMLMVGDSKNDIQAAQAAGCHSFALTYGYNHGESISDSQPDVVSDEFKYLLAVLSMAR from the coding sequence ATGTTTGAAGATATCAAACTGATTGCTTTTGATTTAGATGGGACGCTACTTGATAGCGTTCCTGATTTAGCTCGAGCGGTGGATCTTGCGATGCAAGACATGGGACACCCTCGCGTTACATTGGAGCAAGCATCTCATTGGATTGGTAATGGTGCTGATGTACTCGTCTCTCGCGCGTTAAGTCAAAACTATATCGTGAAAGATGATCTTGATGCTGAATTAATAAAGCAAGCTCGTGCAAGATTAGATCAACATTATCATGACGGTGGTCATCAACTTAGTCACCTCTATCCTGATGTTAAAGACACGTTAGAACGATTGCATCAGCAAGGTTATACCTTAGCCTTGGTGACAAACAAACCGTCTCAATTTGTACCTGAACTTCTTGAGCAGCATCAGCTTACTCACTTATTTAGTGATGTGATTGGTGGTGATACGTTCGCCGAGAAGAAACCGAATCCTTTTGCGCTAAATTGGCTGCTTGATAAACATGGTTTAACGGCGTCTCAAATGCTCATGGTTGGGGATTCTAAAAATGATATACAAGCGGCTCAAGCTGCTGGATGTCATAGCTTTGCACTGACTTATGGCTATAATCATGGCGAATCTATCTCAGATAGCCAACCTGATGTAGTTAGCGATGAATTTAAGTATTTATTAGCCGTGTTGAGTATGGCAAGATAG
- the rpe gene encoding ribulose-phosphate 3-epimerase, translating to MKDFLIAPSILSADFARLGEDVEKVLASGADVVHFDVMDNHYVPNLTFGAPICKALRDYGITAPIDVHLMVKPVDSIVPEFAKAGATMITFHVEASEHIDRTLQLIKEHGCQAGVVLNPATPLSCLEYIMDKVDMILLMSVNPGFGGQSFIPNTLDKLRAVRKMIDESGRDIRLEIDGGVKVDNIREIAEAGADMFVAGSAIFNQPNYKEVIDEMRAELAKVKGN from the coding sequence ATGAAAGATTTTTTGATCGCACCATCTATTCTCTCTGCTGATTTCGCTCGTCTAGGCGAAGACGTTGAAAAAGTACTAGCGTCAGGTGCTGATGTGGTTCACTTCGATGTAATGGATAACCACTATGTTCCAAATCTAACTTTTGGTGCTCCAATCTGCAAAGCATTACGTGATTACGGTATCACAGCTCCTATTGATGTTCATTTAATGGTTAAGCCTGTTGATAGTATTGTTCCTGAGTTTGCAAAAGCGGGTGCAACAATGATCACTTTCCATGTAGAAGCTTCAGAGCATATTGATCGTACACTTCAATTAATCAAAGAGCACGGTTGTCAGGCTGGTGTAGTTTTAAACCCTGCAACACCATTATCATGCCTTGAATACATCATGGATAAAGTTGATATGATCTTACTAATGTCTGTAAACCCAGGCTTTGGCGGTCAATCTTTCATTCCAAATACACTTGATAAACTACGTGCAGTACGCAAAATGATTGACGAGTCAGGTCGTGATATTCGCCTTGAAATTGATGGTGGTGTAAAAGTAGATAACATCCGTGAAATCGCAGAAGCGGGTGCAGATATGTTTGTTGCAGGTTCAGCTATCTTTAATCAACCAAACTACAAAGAAGTGATTGATGAAATGCGTGCTGAATTAGCAAAAGTGAAAGGTAACTAA
- the dam gene encoding adenine-specific DNA-methyltransferase codes for MKKHRAFLKWAGGKYSLVEEIQRHLPDARKLIEPFVGAGSVFLNTDYDHYLLADINPDLINLYNHLKDEPQRFIEDARALFQPEYNKKEVYLALRVEFNQCTDTYRRSLLFLYMNRHGFNGLCRYNKKGGFNVPFGSYKKPYFPEKEMVFFAEKAKKATFVCEGYMDTFKRARKGAVVYCDPPYAPLSTTANFTSYAGNGFSLDDQAALADVAEKAAFERDIPVLISNHDTTLTRRLYHGATLNTIKVKRTISRNGAGRNKVDELMALFHAPKCTE; via the coding sequence ATGAAAAAGCATCGCGCATTTCTCAAGTGGGCTGGCGGTAAATATAGCCTAGTAGAAGAAATTCAACGTCATCTCCCTGATGCTAGAAAATTGATAGAGCCTTTTGTTGGGGCGGGTTCTGTATTTTTGAATACAGATTATGATCATTATCTATTAGCGGATATTAATCCAGATCTTATCAATCTTTATAATCACCTTAAAGATGAACCGCAGCGTTTTATTGAAGACGCTCGCGCGTTATTTCAACCTGAATACAATAAAAAAGAAGTGTATTTAGCGTTACGTGTTGAGTTTAATCAGTGTACTGATACTTATCGTCGTTCGTTATTGTTTTTATACATGAATCGTCATGGTTTTAATGGTTTATGCCGTTATAACAAGAAAGGTGGCTTTAATGTGCCATTTGGTTCGTATAAAAAACCATATTTCCCAGAAAAAGAGATGGTGTTTTTTGCTGAAAAAGCGAAGAAAGCAACATTTGTTTGTGAAGGGTATATGGATACATTTAAACGTGCTCGCAAAGGTGCGGTTGTTTATTGTGATCCTCCTTATGCGCCGTTATCAACGACCGCTAACTTTACCTCTTATGCAGGAAATGGTTTTTCGTTGGATGATCAAGCTGCATTAGCTGATGTTGCAGAGAAAGCCGCATTTGAGCGTGATATACCCGTATTGATTTCAAATCACGACACAACATTGACTCGACGCTTATATCATGGTGCGACACTTAATACGATTAAAGTGAAAAGAACCATTAGCCGAAATGGTGCAGGGCGAAATAAAGTGGATGAGCTTATGGCTTTGTTTCATGCACCTAAATGCACAGAATAA